One Tolypothrix bouteillei VB521301 DNA window includes the following coding sequences:
- a CDS encoding DUF3352 domain-containing protein yields the protein MPESKSKNNFLIPAIGTATVIVGGIAAYMYFKGGPQGNVSDALNAAKIVPDEALMATYISTDPAVWAKLEQFGTPEAQKIVAKGLEDLNKSLSTDNSISYEKDLKPWVGGVMIAVLPPKTVKPAQNSPQASQQSNVLMVVGIKDKIEALNFATKLKGQKDLKIKETDYKGEKIIETSGKSSPTYTAILNNTYVISATEKPAIESAIDTFKGQPSFANKEGASSLLTQGVNVENTVAQIYVPDYASMVQQLIATNPQTTQLPPQTLSQLKQVKSMVAGIGIDNAGVRMKATAKLDPQLVKFQYQNTDSKVVSVFPSETMAIVSGQGISSWWTTVVEQSKEVPELKQTLETARQQLKFVNIDLDKDVFSWMDREFGIAAIPSNQGVLAQIGFGGAFVFQTGDRKTAEGTLSKLDTLVKGQSLNVGKRNVGGKEITEWQIPKQGALLSHGWLDSNTLFVAIGGPIAEMIADRKGPSLDNSANFQAVTNTLQKPNGGYFYIDMDKTASLVNRFATAQKQPISPEASAIVSSIRGLGVTATSPDKSTSQVEMLLALKPKSGN from the coding sequence ATGCCTGAAAGTAAATCTAAGAATAATTTTTTAATTCCTGCTATAGGGACTGCCACAGTTATAGTAGGAGGTATAGCTGCCTACATGTACTTTAAAGGTGGTCCTCAAGGAAATGTCTCCGATGCTCTCAATGCTGCCAAAATCGTTCCAGATGAAGCATTAATGGCAACTTATATTTCTACCGATCCAGCAGTTTGGGCAAAGTTAGAACAGTTTGGGACACCAGAAGCACAGAAGATAGTTGCCAAAGGGCTAGAAGACTTAAACAAAAGCCTCTCAACTGACAACAGTATTTCTTATGAAAAAGATTTAAAACCTTGGGTAGGTGGCGTAATGATTGCCGTACTCCCGCCTAAGACAGTCAAGCCCGCGCAGAATAGCCCGCAAGCTTCCCAACAATCCAACGTCCTCATGGTGGTAGGGATCAAAGACAAAATTGAAGCTTTGAACTTTGCTACGAAATTAAAAGGACAAAAAGACTTAAAAATCAAAGAAACTGACTATAAAGGCGAAAAAATTATAGAAACTTCTGGGAAAAGCTCACCTACGTACACCGCTATTTTAAATAATACATATGTAATATCGGCAACAGAAAAGCCAGCAATAGAAAGTGCGATCGATACATTTAAAGGACAGCCTTCCTTTGCTAATAAGGAAGGTGCAAGTAGCTTGCTAACTCAAGGTGTCAACGTTGAAAATACTGTTGCCCAAATCTACGTACCAGATTACGCTAGCATGGTACAGCAACTGATCGCTACCAACCCACAAACAACACAATTACCTCCACAGACATTGTCACAATTGAAACAAGTGAAATCTATGGTGGCAGGTATCGGTATTGACAATGCAGGTGTACGGATGAAAGCAACTGCTAAATTAGATCCCCAACTTGTAAAATTCCAATACCAAAATACTGACTCTAAAGTTGTATCGGTATTTCCCTCAGAGACAATGGCAATTGTGAGCGGACAGGGAATCAGTAGTTGGTGGACAACAGTTGTCGAACAATCAAAAGAGGTTCCTGAGTTAAAACAAACCCTTGAAACAGCCCGTCAACAACTGAAGTTTGTTAATATTGACCTCGATAAAGACGTTTTTAGCTGGATGGATAGGGAATTTGGAATTGCTGCTATCCCATCTAATCAAGGCGTGTTGGCACAAATTGGCTTTGGCGGAGCATTTGTCTTTCAAACAGGCGATCGCAAAACGGCAGAAGGTACCCTTAGCAAATTAGACACACTTGTCAAAGGACAATCATTAAATGTTGGCAAAAGAAATGTCGGCGGTAAAGAAATCACGGAATGGCAAATTCCCAAACAAGGAGCATTATTATCACACGGTTGGCTCGATAGCAATACCTTATTTGTAGCGATCGGCGGTCCAATCGCAGAAATGATAGCAGATCGTAAAGGTCCAAGCTTAGATAATAGTGCAAACTTCCAAGCAGTCACCAACACCTTGCAAAAACCCAACGGCGGCTACTTTTATATAGATATGGATAAAACTGCATCCTTAGTCAATCGCTTTGCCACCGCACAAAAACAACCCATTTCCCCAGAAGCCAGTGCGATCGTGAGTTCCATTCGTGGTTTGGGCGTAACGGCTACTAGCCCAGACAAATCAACCTCTCAAGTCGAGATGTTATTAGCATTAAAACCCAAATCTGGCAATTAA
- a CDS encoding M1 family metallopeptidase → MSQSYFDTESNRYKSFELPGAKPHYNPDKPGQVEHIFLDLSLDIPNKSYHGTCSITLTPIRNGLERLVLDAVNLNIKSVQVDGNSQQFEYDGKQLSIYLNVPTEINKQLAIAIAYSAEKPQRGLYFIEADKHYPNKPTQVWTQGEDEDSRFWFPCFDYPGQLSTSEIRLRVPKPLIAISNGELIATDEDGDDKIYHWLQKQVHPTYLMTLAVGDFTEIRDEWNGIPVTYYVEKGREEDAKRSMGKTPQMIEFLSEKYGYPYPYPKYAQVCVDDFIFGGMENTSTTLLTDRCLLDARAALDNRNTESLVVHELAHQWFGDLVVIKHWSHAWIKEGMASYSEVMWTEREYGAEEAAYYRLLEARSYLAEDRGRYRRPMVTHVYREAIELYDRHIYEKGSCVYHMIRAELGEELFWKAIQTFVRDNAHNTVETVDLLRAIEKATGRNLLFLFDQYVYRGGHPDFKVVYSWDGDSKLAKVTVTQTQAELDNNGSNNSLFDLRIPIAFGYVKEEDKGDKGDKGDISFLSPYLKTFTVRVYEREQSFYFPLEEKPQFVTFDVGNHWLKTVSLEYPIPELKAQLEFDPDPISRIYAAEALAKKGGLEALKGLSAALVKEPFWGVRTEVAKQIAEIKLDQAFDALVVGLQDKNAQVRRAVVDSLSEIKTSNSYKALKDLLEKGDPSYYVESATARAVGTIATASASLKIKEDKVIKLLKSVLEDKGGWNEVVRSGAIAGLSQLKTSEDALELVMEYTKQGVPQPLRLAAIRALGKISVGQKTTHLEKILERLTEISRETFFLTELAVVTALGQMETPKAIAPLQAIADQTPDGRVRRYAEEEISRVQKSVGSDNALRQLRSEVDQLRQQNQELRSRLENLEAKSK, encoded by the coding sequence ATGTCGCAGTCTTATTTTGATACAGAAAGTAACCGATACAAGTCTTTTGAGTTACCGGGGGCGAAACCGCACTACAATCCAGATAAACCCGGACAGGTAGAGCATATTTTTCTTGACCTCAGCTTAGATATTCCTAACAAAAGTTACCACGGTACTTGTAGCATTACTTTAACACCTATCCGTAATGGTCTGGAGCGCTTGGTTCTGGATGCCGTTAATCTCAATATTAAGTCGGTTCAAGTGGATGGCAACTCACAACAGTTTGAATACGACGGAAAGCAGTTGTCGATCTACCTCAATGTACCAACTGAGATTAACAAGCAGCTTGCGATCGCGATTGCCTACTCAGCAGAAAAACCACAACGGGGTCTTTACTTTATAGAAGCAGACAAACACTACCCCAACAAACCCACTCAAGTTTGGACTCAAGGGGAAGACGAAGATTCTCGTTTTTGGTTCCCGTGTTTTGACTATCCCGGACAGCTATCAACTTCAGAAATTCGCCTTCGCGTTCCCAAACCTCTAATTGCAATTTCCAATGGCGAACTTATCGCTACAGATGAAGACGGCGATGACAAAATTTATCATTGGTTGCAAAAGCAGGTTCATCCAACTTACTTGATGACTCTTGCTGTTGGTGATTTTACGGAAATTCGCGATGAATGGAATGGCATTCCCGTAACATACTATGTAGAAAAAGGGCGCGAGGAAGACGCCAAGCGGAGTATGGGCAAAACTCCGCAAATGATAGAGTTTTTGAGTGAGAAGTACGGTTATCCCTACCCCTATCCCAAGTATGCTCAAGTGTGTGTTGATGATTTCATTTTTGGCGGAATGGAAAACACATCAACGACACTGTTGACAGATAGGTGTTTGCTGGATGCACGCGCCGCACTCGATAACCGCAATACGGAAAGCTTGGTAGTCCATGAATTGGCGCACCAGTGGTTTGGCGATTTGGTGGTGATCAAGCATTGGTCTCATGCTTGGATTAAGGAAGGTATGGCTTCTTATTCAGAGGTTATGTGGACGGAACGAGAATATGGTGCAGAAGAAGCAGCATATTATCGATTGTTAGAAGCTCGGAGTTATCTGGCGGAAGATCGCGGGCGTTACCGCCGCCCGATGGTAACTCACGTTTATCGAGAAGCAATTGAACTTTACGATCGCCATATCTACGAGAAAGGATCGTGTGTTTATCACATGATTCGGGCGGAATTGGGAGAAGAGTTGTTCTGGAAAGCAATCCAAACATTTGTGCGGGATAACGCTCACAATACCGTAGAAACAGTGGATTTGCTGCGGGCGATTGAGAAAGCAACCGGGCGCAATCTCCTGTTCCTATTTGACCAGTACGTTTATCGTGGCGGTCATCCAGATTTTAAAGTGGTTTACTCCTGGGATGGAGATTCCAAATTAGCTAAGGTGACAGTCACTCAAACTCAGGCAGAATTGGATAACAATGGTAGCAATAACAGTTTGTTTGACCTGAGAATTCCTATCGCTTTTGGATACGTTAAGGAAGAGGATAAGGGAGACAAGGGAGACAAGGGAGACATTTCTTTCTTATCTCCTTACTTAAAGACTTTCACCGTGCGCGTCTATGAACGGGAACAAAGTTTTTATTTCCCGTTAGAAGAAAAACCCCAATTTGTTACCTTTGATGTAGGGAATCATTGGTTGAAAACGGTGTCTTTGGAGTACCCGATCCCAGAGTTGAAAGCACAGTTGGAATTTGACCCCGACCCCATTTCTCGTATTTATGCGGCTGAGGCTTTGGCAAAGAAAGGTGGTTTGGAAGCATTGAAGGGACTGTCTGCAGCACTCGTTAAGGAACCTTTCTGGGGCGTCCGTACTGAGGTGGCAAAACAGATTGCAGAAATTAAATTAGATCAAGCTTTTGATGCTTTAGTTGTTGGGTTGCAAGACAAGAATGCTCAAGTGCGTCGTGCTGTTGTAGACTCACTGAGTGAAATTAAAACTTCTAACAGTTACAAGGCGTTGAAGGATTTGCTTGAGAAAGGCGATCCTAGTTATTATGTGGAGTCAGCAACGGCTCGTGCTGTCGGTACAATTGCAACAGCATCCGCGTCTTTGAAAATAAAGGAAGACAAGGTTATTAAGTTGCTGAAATCTGTTCTGGAAGACAAGGGTGGTTGGAATGAAGTCGTGCGAAGTGGCGCGATCGCAGGTTTATCACAACTCAAAACCTCGGAAGATGCATTAGAGTTGGTGATGGAGTATACAAAGCAGGGTGTCCCGCAACCGCTTCGTTTAGCTGCAATCCGTGCTTTAGGAAAGATTTCTGTAGGTCAAAAAACGACACATTTAGAAAAGATTTTGGAACGATTGACAGAGATATCACGGGAAACGTTCTTTTTGACTGAACTAGCAGTGGTGACAGCCTTGGGGCAAATGGAAACACCAAAAGCGATCGCGCCACTGCAAGCCATAGCAGATCAAACACCAGATGGGCGAGTGCGTCGCTATGCTGAAGAAGAAATTTCTCGGGTTCAAAAGAGTGTTGGTTCCGATAATGCGTTGCGTCAGCTGCGTTCTGAAGTCGATCAACTCAGGCAACAAAATCAGGAACTGAGAAGTCGTTTAGAGAACTTAGAAGCGAAATCTAAGTAA
- a CDS encoding glycosyltransferase has translation MRKPVLTIFYQFNPWNTTIGGIQTLIKTFIKYAPIEFEVRLVGTGDCPEKPVGVWQQAEFAGKEISFLPLFTLQNDNVRNLIPTTLKYTANLLGKCFESDFMHFHRIEPTLASFSWKGEKTLFIHNDIRTQMQASGDKKAILWRRFPAAYYTLESLLVRQFDQILSCNTDATKLYKQQYPTLQDRVKYIKNSFDNEIFYSLTGEQREAKRRELASQLGLAEQTRFVLFAGRLHPQKDPILLVRAIAALSDPNVHLLIAGDGELAADVRAELVKLGLSSQVTMLGAVTQKEIAHLHRICNVFVLSSEYEGLPLVVLEALASGTPVVTTQCGETPKLLGVKSGIVCLERTPTCLAEAIRKVLIHPEDYPAEACVREAQPYAARTVIRDVYSDMLSRWEQKASLAVGV, from the coding sequence ATGCGTAAGCCTGTTCTCACGATTTTTTACCAGTTCAATCCTTGGAACACAACAATCGGAGGAATTCAGACACTTATAAAGACCTTTATTAAGTATGCTCCAATCGAGTTTGAAGTAAGACTTGTAGGAACAGGGGATTGTCCGGAAAAACCTGTTGGTGTATGGCAGCAAGCAGAATTTGCTGGCAAAGAAATTAGTTTTCTACCGTTATTCACATTGCAAAATGATAATGTTAGGAACTTGATACCAACAACACTAAAATATACGGCGAATCTTTTAGGAAAGTGTTTTGAGTCAGACTTTATGCACTTTCACAGGATTGAGCCAACACTAGCTAGTTTTTCTTGGAAGGGAGAAAAAACACTTTTTATCCACAACGATATTAGGACACAAATGCAGGCAAGTGGTGACAAAAAAGCCATTCTCTGGCGACGATTTCCTGCAGCGTACTATACCCTAGAGAGCTTATTAGTTCGTCAATTCGATCAAATTCTCTCTTGCAATACTGATGCAACCAAGCTGTACAAACAGCAATACCCCACCCTCCAAGACCGTGTTAAATATATAAAAAATTCTTTTGACAACGAAATTTTTTATTCTTTGACTGGAGAGCAGCGTGAAGCTAAAAGGCGGGAACTAGCTTCTCAACTTGGTTTGGCTGAGCAGACGCGTTTTGTGTTATTTGCCGGTCGGCTTCATCCCCAAAAAGACCCTATCTTACTTGTACGTGCGATTGCGGCGTTAAGCGATCCCAACGTTCACTTATTAATTGCGGGTGATGGAGAGCTAGCAGCAGATGTTCGTGCAGAACTTGTTAAATTAGGACTATCCAGTCAAGTTACGATGCTTGGAGCAGTTACCCAAAAGGAAATTGCACACCTGCATCGTATCTGCAATGTTTTTGTTTTAAGCAGTGAATATGAAGGGTTACCTTTGGTCGTTCTAGAAGCGCTTGCTAGTGGGACACCAGTAGTGACCACTCAATGTGGTGAAACTCCAAAGCTACTTGGAGTGAAAAGTGGAATTGTCTGTTTGGAAAGGACTCCGACGTGTTTAGCAGAGGCTATACGCAAAGTTCTAATACATCCAGAGGACTATCCAGCAGAAGCGTGCGTGCGTGAGGCGCAGCCCTACGCAGCTCGTACAGTAATTCGTGACGTTTACAGCGATATGTTAAGTCGTTGGGAGCAAAAAGCGAGTTTGGCTGTGGGAGTGTGA
- a CDS encoding glycosyltransferase family 4 protein, with protein MKIAVIGAKGLPPKQGGIEHYCAEVYPRMVKQGHSVDLFARCSYTDCSWLERYDYQGVQVISVPGLNLRGIDAFITSALGAVAVSAKKYDIIHFHALGPSLFTCLPRVINSAKVVVTCQGLDWQRAKWGSVSTRVIQTGEKAAVRFAHGLVVVSDALQNYFLQTYGRNTVYIPNAPASYGQSDPNFGYGNQLGLEKGRYVVFLGRLVPEKRPDLLVDAFNALKPMGWKLVLAGGVSDTKSFTSQLLEKIAHNRNIVFAGELRGPRLWEIVRGAGLFALPSDLEGLPLAMLEAMREGVPVLASDIPPHKQLLGGSRGTLFTTGSLDSCIQSLDWAIAHPHEIASMAVHAKRHISLNYSWERITTDNLNLYKTLLESPASLRGLEQNQTELAEVLGKK; from the coding sequence ATGAAAATTGCTGTAATTGGTGCTAAAGGTTTACCTCCCAAACAAGGAGGAATTGAACATTATTGTGCGGAAGTTTATCCTCGAATGGTAAAACAAGGGCATTCTGTTGATTTATTTGCCCGTTGCTCTTACACAGATTGTTCGTGGCTGGAACGCTATGATTATCAGGGCGTGCAAGTCATTTCCGTACCGGGTTTGAACTTGAGAGGTATCGATGCTTTTATCACTTCAGCTTTGGGAGCGGTGGCTGTTAGTGCCAAGAAATATGATATTATCCACTTCCACGCTCTCGGCCCATCTTTGTTTACTTGTTTGCCAAGAGTTATCAATTCTGCAAAAGTTGTTGTAACCTGTCAGGGTCTGGATTGGCAACGCGCCAAGTGGGGTAGTGTTTCCACTCGCGTCATTCAAACCGGTGAAAAGGCAGCTGTGCGTTTTGCTCACGGATTGGTCGTTGTCTCGGATGCACTGCAAAACTATTTCTTGCAAACCTATGGCAGGAATACAGTTTATATCCCCAACGCGCCAGCTAGCTATGGTCAGTCAGATCCAAACTTTGGCTATGGCAATCAGTTAGGGCTTGAGAAAGGACGCTATGTTGTGTTTCTAGGTAGGCTTGTACCGGAAAAGCGCCCCGATTTACTGGTAGATGCCTTTAATGCTTTGAAACCCATGGGTTGGAAACTCGTCTTGGCTGGAGGTGTAAGCGATACCAAATCTTTCACCTCACAGTTATTAGAAAAAATAGCTCACAACCGAAATATCGTATTTGCAGGCGAACTTCGAGGACCTCGTCTTTGGGAAATAGTTCGGGGGGCGGGGTTATTTGCTCTGCCTTCCGATCTAGAGGGGCTACCTCTTGCCATGTTGGAGGCTATGCGGGAAGGAGTACCAGTTTTGGCTAGCGATATTCCTCCCCACAAGCAACTACTCGGTGGAAGTCGAGGAACGCTTTTTACCACTGGAAGTTTGGATTCTTGCATTCAATCTTTGGATTGGGCAATCGCTCATCCTCATGAAATAGCATCCATGGCAGTCCATGCAAAAAGGCACATTTCACTGAATTACAGCTGGGAACGCATTACTACTGACAACTTGAACCTCTACAAAACACTTCTAGAATCACCTGCATCTTTGAGGGGATTGGAACAAAACCAAACAGAGTTAGCCGAGGTTTTAGGTAAAAAGTAA
- a CDS encoding GumC family protein has protein sequence MEKSVSSVLGVLKRRSLPAVAAFVATIGGAIAYLAVTPSQYEASARLMLDSKQTSVSELGRNLSQVSSNTPGGPSPLADQAELVKSQRVLNRALQIFKSSYKSTTQVKIQDLNKGLGVKIVPATNILQLSYQSKNPKLAAQLLNSVARAMEEESANTIRQEAANVRKFLEMEVPKAREKLENAELTENRYRRSSGIISFTKQSESLVDSLAALENQERTLSAQLRELRSQDASLRQITNATALKSAYASVRGGQDEQLKELRTKLTELETKLAESRAKYTEDHPDVRSLLYQRNTIRNLYIQGLNRVSSGERPVSPNNVAADQVSQNFSAQLIANDIERTAVENKLKSVQTQRANLQLRLAQLPIQQQNLTPLTRQREEAAETLKLLQGKYEEARIAEAQQVGNLRIIEEAQPPTSATSPKKPAVLVLATVLGTLLATSIVLLLEMMDNTLRDASEAEELLKLSLLGVLPRLPSKTLVLEPSQRFLDNMSLVEPYRMLFKTLEFRSDRMRVIVVSSSIAGEGKSIVASHLAAIAGMLSWRTLIIDADLRRPEQHTLFNLAGKPGVSDVLEGDISLADAVQSTDIENLDVLTCGELHGRPSQLLESIAMKSLVAEASENYDLVILDTPPLSACADAATLAKQSDGVMLVTRPGFTLKEILSRSVSELTRNRIPVLGVVVNGMTNQTEKYYQYSVNGYLPRRQLTSSRSK, from the coding sequence ATGGAAAAAAGTGTTTCATCTGTTTTAGGAGTGTTAAAGAGGCGAAGTTTACCTGCTGTCGCAGCGTTTGTGGCTACGATTGGTGGTGCGATCGCATACCTTGCAGTTACCCCAAGTCAGTATGAAGCTTCAGCGCGATTGATGCTTGATAGCAAGCAAACAAGCGTTTCTGAATTGGGTCGCAACCTATCGCAAGTGTCTTCAAATACGCCAGGTGGTCCCAGTCCGCTAGCCGATCAGGCGGAATTAGTCAAGTCCCAACGAGTTTTAAACCGCGCCCTGCAAATCTTTAAAAGTTCTTACAAAAGCACAACTCAGGTCAAAATTCAAGACCTGAATAAAGGTTTGGGAGTGAAAATAGTCCCTGCGACTAACATCCTGCAATTAAGCTATCAAAGTAAAAACCCAAAACTTGCTGCTCAGTTACTAAATTCCGTTGCTCGAGCAATGGAAGAAGAAAGTGCCAATACAATCCGCCAAGAAGCCGCTAACGTGCGGAAGTTTTTGGAAATGGAAGTCCCCAAGGCTCGCGAGAAACTAGAGAATGCCGAACTGACCGAAAACAGATACAGGCGAAGTAGTGGTATTATTTCTTTTACCAAGCAAAGCGAGAGTTTGGTGGATAGTCTAGCAGCTTTAGAAAACCAGGAGCGGACTTTGTCTGCTCAATTGCGAGAGTTGCGATCGCAAGATGCATCACTGAGGCAAATTACCAATGCGACAGCCCTTAAAAGTGCTTATGCATCTGTACGCGGCGGTCAAGACGAACAACTCAAAGAGCTGCGAACTAAGTTGACAGAATTAGAAACAAAACTGGCTGAGTCTCGTGCAAAGTATACAGAAGACCATCCAGATGTGCGATCGTTACTTTATCAGAGAAACACCATTCGCAACTTGTACATTCAGGGACTCAACCGCGTCTCTTCTGGAGAGCGACCAGTTTCTCCCAACAATGTAGCCGCAGACCAGGTGAGCCAAAATTTCTCCGCCCAACTCATTGCCAATGATATCGAACGCACGGCGGTGGAAAATAAGCTGAAAAGCGTTCAGACTCAACGCGCTAATCTCCAACTTCGCCTTGCACAACTCCCAATTCAACAGCAAAATCTAACTCCTCTCACGCGTCAGCGAGAAGAAGCGGCAGAGACTTTAAAATTGCTACAAGGTAAATACGAGGAAGCACGGATTGCAGAAGCGCAACAGGTTGGAAATCTCCGCATAATTGAAGAGGCTCAACCCCCAACCTCCGCCACATCTCCCAAAAAACCAGCGGTACTGGTACTTGCAACTGTATTGGGAACGTTGCTTGCCACTTCCATAGTACTGCTTCTGGAAATGATGGACAATACCTTGCGCGATGCATCAGAAGCAGAAGAATTACTCAAGCTCTCATTGCTAGGAGTTCTGCCAAGACTCCCTTCAAAGACACTCGTTCTCGAACCATCGCAACGATTCTTAGATAATATGAGCTTGGTTGAGCCATATCGCATGCTCTTTAAAACCCTGGAGTTTCGCAGCGATCGGATGCGGGTGATTGTTGTCAGCAGTTCCATTGCAGGAGAAGGTAAATCTATCGTCGCCTCGCACCTAGCAGCTATAGCGGGTATGCTGTCTTGGCGGACATTGATAATTGATGCAGATTTGCGAAGACCGGAACAACACACGCTGTTTAATCTGGCTGGTAAACCAGGGGTGAGTGATGTGCTCGAAGGAGATATATCTCTAGCGGATGCAGTGCAATCAACAGATATTGAGAACTTGGATGTACTGACTTGTGGGGAATTGCACGGACGCCCGTCACAGTTGCTAGAGTCAATTGCCATGAAGTCTTTAGTAGCAGAAGCGTCTGAAAATTACGATCTTGTGATTTTAGATACGCCACCTCTCAGCGCCTGCGCTGATGCAGCAACCCTCGCCAAACAAAGTGATGGAGTCATGCTAGTTACACGTCCCGGCTTTACTTTGAAGGAAATTCTTTCCCGAAGTGTATCGGAGTTAACGCGAAATCGCATACCTGTATTAGGAGTTGTGGTCAATGGAATGACAAATCAGACGGAAAAATACTACCAGTATTCTGTTAACGGTTATCTACCGCGAAGGCAATTGACAAGTTCGAGGTCTAAATAA
- a CDS encoding O-antigen ligase family protein: MWMHQSSSRSNHLGLLIGLAGVGVGVAIGFFVGTKPLYLILALCAIPILFYFFARFEQAVIGLLILRSSLDAFSSLQLPAVFAIAVDALTILYVTVKLLTGQPVKVDKFWWFFVGWLIIQSLWVILLPLGALGLGAPFLSEAIREWVRLLTWAMVYLLVMQLKDKISPEKFVSRLFLALIVPVSVALMQMFLPSLLPPMLSSGGGGGFGALASEGARIRGTFGMANTFVTFLLLFIGLTWWKLKWVQHRALWLVLLGILTLLFVSTKSLFSLMMLAVFVLVLIAPRLSLLNLIGGILLFGIVIALFASSEFGQQRLASIANTPLLNPDIDISRAILLSEGDHNSFNWRLSQWNLLLNRWQEYPFLGYGLGLSVQVAGNGFLPHNDYIRAMIEGGILGFVTYIGFFLAQGFRLIQLMYQTPRNNRQYELCFILLAILASLPIGMITENIWSHTTLFFYWWALFAVVGWNWSEKYE, from the coding sequence ATGTGGATGCATCAAAGCTCAAGTCGTTCCAATCATTTGGGGCTGTTAATTGGGTTAGCAGGTGTCGGGGTTGGTGTTGCGATAGGATTTTTTGTTGGTACCAAGCCCCTATACCTGATATTGGCTTTGTGTGCAATCCCAATTCTTTTCTACTTTTTTGCGCGGTTTGAGCAAGCAGTTATCGGTTTATTAATCCTGCGTAGTTCTCTGGATGCTTTTTCGTCTCTACAATTACCGGCTGTTTTTGCGATCGCAGTAGACGCTCTCACCATACTTTATGTAACAGTGAAGTTACTAACAGGTCAACCAGTGAAGGTTGATAAGTTTTGGTGGTTCTTTGTGGGTTGGCTGATAATACAAAGTCTGTGGGTCATACTTTTACCATTAGGAGCATTGGGGCTGGGGGCTCCATTTTTATCAGAAGCTATTCGGGAGTGGGTGCGTTTGTTAACTTGGGCAATGGTGTACTTACTCGTGATGCAGCTTAAGGATAAAATCTCGCCAGAGAAATTTGTTTCCAGACTTTTTTTAGCTCTCATTGTACCAGTATCAGTAGCGTTAATGCAGATGTTTCTGCCCTCGCTGCTACCTCCCATGCTTTCTAGTGGGGGTGGAGGCGGTTTTGGTGCATTGGCATCTGAAGGTGCGCGCATTAGAGGTACTTTTGGTATGGCAAATACCTTTGTCACCTTCTTGTTATTGTTTATTGGTTTAACATGGTGGAAACTGAAATGGGTACAGCATCGGGCTTTGTGGTTGGTATTGCTTGGCATACTGACTTTATTGTTTGTCAGTACCAAGTCTTTATTTAGCTTGATGATGCTTGCCGTTTTTGTCTTGGTTTTGATTGCTCCGAGATTGAGCTTGCTGAATTTAATTGGTGGAATATTGCTCTTTGGGATTGTTATTGCCTTATTTGCCAGTTCGGAATTTGGGCAACAACGCCTCGCTTCAATTGCCAACACACCACTTCTCAATCCCGATATTGATATATCACGGGCAATACTGTTATCTGAGGGAGACCATAATAGCTTTAACTGGAGGCTTTCTCAGTGGAATTTACTACTCAACCGATGGCAAGAGTATCCATTTTTAGGCTACGGTTTGGGTTTGAGCGTTCAAGTCGCTGGTAATGGATTCTTACCACACAATGACTACATTAGGGCGATGATTGAGGGAGGAATTCTTGGTTTTGTGACTTATATAGGCTTTTTCCTAGCTCAAGGATTCCGTCTAATTCAGTTAATGTATCAAACACCTCGTAACAACCGACAATATGAATTGTGTTTTATTTTATTAGCTATTCTAGCATCTCTTCCTATAGGAATGATTACAGAAAATATCTGGAGTCATACAACTCTTTTCTTTTACTGGTGGGCTTTATTTGCAGTCGTAGGTTGGAATTGGAGTGAAAAATATGAATAA